From one Gossypium hirsutum isolate 1008001.06 chromosome D08, Gossypium_hirsutum_v2.1, whole genome shotgun sequence genomic stretch:
- the LOC121220065 gene encoding receptor-like protein 9DC3: protein MGQKLSSFGNKEKVDEREYRSLIGCLLYLTVTRPDLMHSVSLLSHFMHSCNTSHLKAAKRILRYVKGTLKFGVMLKSGSKLKLTGYSDSDWGGSIDDIRSTSGYLFSLGSGAFCLSSKKQQTVAQSTTEAEYIAAAGVVSQTIWLRKLLCDLNEEQFEPTEIMVDNYSQDQLADILTMPLGAMSPRRSVEHGLECNKRPESRLAAAEDQHSSRTRIPSWLFTLQSLPLLDLRYNKLVGPIDQIQKPSSIQEVDLSYNNIGGPIPNSIFNLVNLTRLDLSSNNLSGPIPGSIFDLVNLCSLYLSPNNLSGVINVRQFPNFFQTSKLWVLDLSNNMISGGISKWEAEGWEGLLSLNLFHNFLTTLEEFPENNLRFLNLHSNLLQVSILSTCLNPQIPISKELSMIIISKNKFTANIPSSICNLSRLNVLDLSENNVSGTIPDCLGNNKLTDRFPRWLDSILSLQVLILRFNRFYGSLPHSIASSSFSTVRIIDLSGNKFTGTLSTKLLQNLGAMKDKPKDLLYSHFLGINNEIPVNVTTERLEMELTKILDIFVSMDLSNNQFCGKIPKDVEQFISLQMLNFSHNNFSDPISTSFGNLVALKSLDLSSNKLSGRIPSQMTKLTFLEVLDLSNNNFIGQISHGNQFDTFDNDSYSGNLGLCGLPLSKQCVDHGNAELSLPLVVEHGNAELSLPLVVEHEGSEIPFFWQVVMMGYESGVVLGLSLDYIVFTTERPWWFVRKVDRQEVKGKSNLILFEPDWPVGSGINPGICVEIGQPCCCLKCMQLDDMLQHVLIDIISLCAS, encoded by the exons ATGGGACAAAAGTTGAGCAGCTttggaaataaagaaaaagtgGATGAAAGGGAGTATAGAAGTTTAATTGGATGTTTGCTATACTTAACAGTAACTAGACCTGATCTTATGCACTCGGTTAGTTTGCTATCTCATTTCATGCATAGCTGCAACACATCACATTTAAAGGCAGCAAAGAGAATCCTCAGGTATGTCAAAGGAACCTTGAAGTTTGGAGTGATGCTCAAGTCAGGGAGTAAGCTGAAGTTAACTGGCTACTCAGATAGTGACTGGGGAGGTTCGATTGATGATATAAGGAGTACCTCAGGCTACCTTTTTTCACTTGGTTCGGGAGCTTTTTGTTTGAGCTCTAAAAAACAACAAACTGTTGCTCAATCAACTACTGAGGCAGAGTACATAGCAGCAGCTGGAGTAGTAAGTCAGACAATCTGGCTTAGAAAATTGTTGTGTGATTTGAATGAGGAGCAATTTGAACCTACTGAGATTATGGTTGATAATTA CTCACAAGACCAATTGGCTGACATTCTCACAATGCCTCTTGGTGCTATGAG tccaaggaggagtgttgaacatGGACTGGAATGCAACAAAAGGCCAGAAAGCAGACTAGCAGCTGCAGAAGACCAGCATTCGAGCAGGACTAGAA TTCCATCTTGGCTGTTTACTCTGCAATCTCTTCCACTCTTGGACCTCCGTTATAACAAACTAGTTGGTCCGATTGATCAAATTCAGAAGCCTAGTTCCATCCAAGAGGTTGATTTGAGTTATAACAACATTGGTGGTCCAATACCAAATTCCATTTTTAATCTTGTGAACCTTACTAGGCTTGATTTGTCATCAAACAACTTGAGTGGTCCAATACCAGGTTCCATTTTTGATCTTGTGAACCTTTGTTCACTTTATTTGTCACCCAACAACTTGAGTGGTGTGATCAA CGTAAGGCAGTTCCCGAATTTCTTTCAAACATCGAAGTTGTGGGTTTTAGATCTTTCCAATAACATGATTTCTGGTGGAATTTCTAAATGGGAAGCTGAAGGGTGGGAAGGATTGTTATCCTTGAACCTTTTTCATAACTTTTTGACAACTTTGGAGGAATTTCCGGAAAATAATTTGAGATTTCTCAACCTTCATTCCAACTTGCTTCAAGTATCAATTCTCTCAACTTGCTTGAATCCTCAAATTCCAATTTCAAAGGAGTTGTCAATGATCATCATTTCAaagaataaattcacagcaaacATCCCTTCTTCTATTTGCAATTTGAGTCGGCTTAATGTTCTGGACTTGTCCGAAAACAACGTGAGTGGAACTATTCCTGATTGTCTTG GGAACAACAAGTTAACGGATAGGTTTCCCCGTTGGTTAGATTCGATTCTAAGTCTGCAAGTTCTTATCTTGAGATTTAATAGATTTTATGGATCTCTACCTCATTCTATTGCTTCTTCTAGCTTCTCTACAGTGCGAATAATTGATCTCTCTGGAAATAAGTTCACGGGCACATTGTCCACGAAACTCTTACAAAATTTGGGAGCAATGAAAGATAAACCTAAAGACTTGTTATACTCACATTTCCTTGGTATTAATAATGAAATTCCTGTGAATGTGACAACGGAAAGATTGGAGATGGAATTGACAAAGATCTTAGATATTTTCGTATCTATGGACTTGTCAAACAACCAATTCTGTGGAAAAATTCCCAAGGACGTCGAGCAATTTATTTCCTTGCAAATGCTCAACTTCTCTCACAACAACTTTTCGGATCCTATCTCAACATCGTTTGGAAATTTGGTAGCACTTAAATCATTGGATCTTTCATCAAACAAGCTCAGTGGCAGGATTCCTTCTCAAATGACGAAGCTGACATTTCTTGAAGTATTGGATCTTTCAAACAACAATTTTATTGGACAAATTTCTCATGGGAATCAATTCGATACGTTTGATAATGATTCCTATAGTGGTAACTTGGGATTGTGTGGGTTACCATTGTCCAAGCAATGCGTCGACCATGGGAATGCTGAACTAAGTCTACCATTGGTGGTGGAACATGGGAATGCTGAACTAAGTCTACCATTGGTGGTGGAACATGAAGGTTCTGAAATACCCTTCTTTTGGCAAGTTGTAATGATGGGGTATGAAAGTGGAGTGGTGCTAGGATTGAGCCTAGATTACATTGTGTTCACAACTGAAAGACCATGGTGGTTTGTTAGAAAGGTGGATAGACAG GAAGTAAAAGGAAAAAGCAATCTAATATTGTTTGAACCAGATTGGCCGGTCGGATCAGGAATCAATCCAGGTATCTGTGTTgaaattggccaaccatgctgctgtttGAAGTGCATGCAGCTTGATGACATGCTGCAGCAC GTGCTGATTGACATAATCAGCTTGTGTGCAAGTTAA
- the LOC121220190 gene encoding protein APEM9, protein MADAIWAEIERSESFLVCSMYEEAASLASSIIKQRGSPNVSIDDDSEFDLYEAMEAAGMVLVQSLKQLSRTSTILNELKTLFVSIESIPVQVLLTGVCFQISEASALGAKEFLEEFLSKWRYVDEQYYVLASAETSTNFKGGSDSYTVLGVDKYIEVVELYAVMLLGTVSSDVDLAISWVEQTALPEKNRQDLLRRLHSLYSTKVTHLPQGSSSHLPLANHESHSSNKGPNVPKGTPKGLKTSSLLNGERDSKQANLKLCGQPHGFLSWFSNITLKFGNHRVVISNGKILIGCLVLLVYYILRRRGISLQRIVKRQALFVKKCLVDLWELAFSYQVNPLAAIQPLSAAT, encoded by the exons ATGGCTGACGCAATTTGGGCAGAGATTGAACGCTCCGAAAG CTTCTTGGTTTGCTCCATGTATGAGGAGGCTGCATCATTAGCTTCTTCCATAATAAAGCAAAGAGGCAGCCCCAATGTATCGATTGATGATGATTCTGAGTTTGATTTGTATGAAGCGATGGAGGCTGCTGGTATGGTCTTGGTTCAGTCCTTGAAACAACTCTCCAG GACATCTACAATTCTGAATGAGCTCAAAACGTTATTTGTTTCAATTGAATCAATCCCTGTTCAAGTTCTTCTTACTGG GGTATGTTTCCAAATATCAGAAGCTTCAGCTTTAGGCGCCAAAGAGTTTCTTGAGGAGTTTCTTAGCAAGTGGAGATATGTGGATGAACAATACTATGTTCTTGCTAGTGCTGAAACAAGTACGAATTTCAAGGGTGGAAGTGATAGCTATACTGTCTTGGGAGTTGATAAGTATATTGAAGTTGTTGAGTTGTATGCTGTCATGCTTCTGGGAACAGTTTCCAGTGATGTCGATCTTGCAATCTCTTGGGTTGAGCAAACTGCTTTGCCAGAGAAAAACCGACAG gaccttttgagaagattGCACTCCCTATATTCCACAAAGGTAACTCATTTACCACAAGGCTCCTCGTCACATTTGCCTCTGGCAAACCATGAATCTCATTCTTCCAATAAGGGTCCAAATGTGCCTAAGGGGACACCAAAAGGCTTAAAGACCAGCAGCCTGCTTAATGGAGAGAGAGATTCAAAGCAGGCAAATTTGAAACTGTGCGGACAACCCCACGGCTTTCTATCTTGGTTTTCTAATATCACTTTGAAGTTCGGTAATCATCGGGTGGTCATATCAAATGGTAAAATCTTGATTGGCTGTCTGGTCCTTCTCGTATACTACATCCTTCGAAGGAGAGGAATTTCTTTACAGAG GATTGTTAAGAGACAAGCTTTGTTTGTGAAGAAGTGTTTGGTAGACTTATGGGAACTTGCATTTTCATACCAAGTTAATCCGCTTGCTGCCATTCAACCCTTGTCTGCTGCTACCTGA
- the LOC121220189 gene encoding uncharacterized protein — protein sequence MENGGVENAHAHGDGNGNGQAASYTYWVRETTADAAPLPVPKKLTAQDILSTQSQSTSIVSVWNKAGTWEEKNLNNWATQRLKELLKSVGSLDLSCGKAEISDVTKCVGDAFLVTVRNKKRVGYTYELTLKIKGEWHLREENKTVKGHIDIPEFSFGELDDLQMAVQLSEEKDFVQQDKQQIIQDLKKRFLQPVREKLLQFEQELKDR from the exons ATGGAGAATGGAGGAGTAGAGAACGCCCACGCCCACGGCGACGGCAACGGCAATGGGCAGGCGGCGTCGTATACTTATTGGGTGAGAGAAACGACGGCGGACGCTGCTCCGCTCCCTGTTCCTAAGAAGCTCACTGCTCAAGACATCCTTTCAACTCAATCTCAGTCTACATCTATTGTTTCTGTTTGGAATAAG GCTGGAACTTGGGAGGAGAAAAACCTTAATAACTGGGCTACTCAAAGATTAAAG GAATTGCTTAAATCTGTGGGTTCATTGGATTTATCTTGTGGCAAGGCTGAAATTTCTGATGTAACCAAGTGTGTTGGCGAT GCTTTTTTGGTGACTGTACGAAACAAGAAGCGTGTTGGCTATACGTATGAGTTGACATTAAAAATCAAGG GGGAGTGGCATCTACGGGAGGAGAATAAGACGGTTAAGGGCCATATTGATATCCCAGAATTTTCATTTGGTGAGCTCGATGATTTGCAG ATGGCAGTACAGCTTAGTGAAGAAAAGGATTTCGTGCAGCAAGACAAGCAGCAGATTATCCAGGACTTGAAGAAGCGGTTTTTGCAGCCCGTCCGGGAGAAATTGCTTCAATTCGAGCAGGAACTCAAAGATCGGTAG